The following nucleotide sequence is from Bremerella alba.
CCCACGATTCAGGGCATGATAGATCGAACCTCCCTCATCGGCACGCTTTTGTCGAGGCATGGCACTTCACCGAGCAGCAAATGGGATCGTGGACTATTACCGAATAGTGTATCATACCCCCAAGGCAGATTAAAGACCCCCGTCCCCTTTTCTTCCCTCGTGCTCATACCCCAGCCATGTAGCCGTCCACAGAAACAATGGCATAGCATACATGAGCATACCTAGTCCAATATTAGGATCTCCTGGTGTACTGAGCAAAAGTACACATGACGTAATCGCATAATGAGCAGCGATTACGAATATCGCAGCCGACGCCCCACACACAAGGCGTAACACACTCGGGCCAAAGAGCAGAGCGACAAGCGACAAAGCAATAAAAGGGGATGCATAAATAATTCCTCCACCCGTCACGCTACTTAAAAAATCAGACAATTGGCTTGCCTGAAACACCCCCACGGACAGCAAGGCCATAGCAGAAAAGGATATTAGTCGCTGCATTATCGTGGCTCCAGCAGAGAGCGCATGGGGCGGAACAAAGGTGTCAGCAAAACAAAGGCAGCAGGACTTTCTTAGCACCTGAATAAGAACTGAGAACGGCGTGAACTAAAACGGCAGGGCGGTCCCAATTCCGGGATGTTCGGCGGCCAACTGCAGGAACTTGGTTCCCAGGGCCACGTCTTGAACCGCCAGGCCTACTGTCTTGTAAACCACAATGCTGTCGGTATTGTTGCGTCCGATGACGGTGCCGGCGATGACATCCGACAGGGAAACGGCAACTTCCCAATCGAAGTAGCCTTCTTCGTGGGCTTGTAGGTATTCGCCCGCTTCTCCCTGACAAGCTTCGATCGAGTCGCAGACCCAGTTGTCGGCCCGGCGAATGGTGACGACATCAATTTCCCGCTTAAACGCCCAGTTCCCACCCATCGCGCAGACCAGGGCTCCCTCGGCAAGTAGGTTGCCATCAAACACAGGGTGCTTGCTGGTTGTGGCCGTGATGACCAGCGGAAGATCTTCCACGGCATCCTTCGGGTTGTGGACCGGCACGATTTCAATTTGGCACTTATCGGCCATGCGCTCGGCAAACGCTTCTCGCTTCTCTTGATCGCGAGAATAAACAAACGCCTGGGTGAGCGGAAACTCGGTGGCCATGGCTTCCAACTGCGACTCGGCTTGCCAGCCGGTACCGAAGAGTCCCAACTGCGTGATCGGCTTCTTCGCGAGGTAACGCGCCCCCACGGCCGACGAAGCGGCGGTCCGCATTTGACCGAGCTTATCGGCCTCGATCAAGGCGACCATCTGCCCGCTGTCGATATCGTAGATCCCCACCACAAACTTGGCACCAATCCGCGTGGTGGTGTACATCTTCCAGCCGGCGGTTCCCAGATATTCGGCCGAGGCGTGCATCCCATGCAGGACAAATCCCGGGGCGTTTGCACGATGCCGAGGGACGTTTTCAGCGCCCCCGGTACCGAGTTGCCGAAAGCTTTCTTCCACAACCTCGATGGCTGTTGCCATGTCGAGCAGTTGGTCAACTTCCTGCTCGCGATAAAATCGGCACGTCATGTCACCACCTCTTTGCAAACGGGATCAGTCGTCGAGGCTTCCTAGTTTTTTGAAGTCTTCTTTGAGCGACTGATACAAGTCTTGATACACAGGGAATGCTTTATCGTAGTACTTCTTGGCCGCGCGATCCGGCTTTGTTTCTGCAACTTCGCTGATCGTCGCCGCACAGGCCTCTTGAATATTCTTATAGGCGCCGGCCCCGGTTGCCGCCAACAAAGCGACCCCGAACGCAGGCCCTTGCTCTGCATTCAGCTTAACAACCTTTTTACCAAACACATCGGCTTGCATCTGTCGCCAGAACGCACTCTTCGCGCCACCACCTCCGGCGCGAACCTGGCGAACGGGGATATCCATCTGGTTCAGCACTTCCAGGCTTTCCCGCAACGAATAGGTGACCCCTTCCATGATCGCTCGTGTGAGATGGGCTCGCTCGTGCTTCAAGGTGATTCCGATGAAGCTGCCGCGTGCATCGGGATCGGCATGAGGGGTCCTTTCGCCGGCCAGATAAGGCAGGACCATCAAGCCCTCGCTGCCTGCGGGAATCGCTTCCGCTGCTTTCATGAGCGCGGTGTAAGGATCGCTCTTGCCGCCTGGGCCGCGCATCTCGGCGCATAGCTTTTGGACGAACCATTCCAGTGTGCCGGCGGCGCAGAGTGTGACTCCCATCATGTGCCATTTGCCACGAACGGCATGGCAAAATGTGTGCAGACGTCCTTCCGGATCGGCGGCCATTTCATCGCTATGGACGAACATCACCCCGCTTGTGCCCAAACTGCTCGCCAAGATCCCTTTCTTGACGACCCCATTGCCCAGTGCATTTGCAGCGCAGTCCCCTGCCCCGCCGACCACAACACACTCGGTCGTCAGCCCCAACTTTCTGGCGGCCTGCCTGGTCAGGTTTCCGGTGACATCTTCCGACTCGTAAACCTGGCCCAACAGATCGGGGTCGAGTTCTAGCTTGGAAAGAAGGTCGGTCGACCATGCCCGCTTCGATACGTCCAGCAACAGCATTCCGCTCGCATCGCTCACTTCGGTGGCATACTCGCCGGTCAGACGACGTCGAATTTCGTCTTTGGGAAGCAGAACCTTCTGGAGTCGCTCGAAGTTCTTCGGCTCGTTGTTGCGTAGCCACAGAATCTTAGGAGCCGTGAATCCGGTTAGAGCCGGGTTGGCCACCATTTTGATCAGCTTCTTACGGCTACCAGCGCGAGATTCAATTTCCTCGCATTCCGCCGCGGTACGCTGGTCATTCCACAGCAGTGCCGGACGAATCACTTCATCCTTGTCATCGAGAAAGACCGAACCGTGCATCTGCCCCGATAAACCGATCGCTTTGACGTCCGCAGGCTTCGCCTTGGCAAGCTGCACCACCTTTTTGACTGTCTTGACGGTCGCTTTCCACCAAAGCTCGGGGTCTTGCTCGCTCCAAAGGGGTTTGGGGTGCTGAACCGGGTAGCTAGCAGATGCTTCGGCCAAGATGGAACCATCTTC
It contains:
- a CDS encoding ornithine cyclodeaminase family protein encodes the protein MTCRFYREQEVDQLLDMATAIEVVEESFRQLGTGGAENVPRHRANAPGFVLHGMHASAEYLGTAGWKMYTTTRIGAKFVVGIYDIDSGQMVALIEADKLGQMRTAASSAVGARYLAKKPITQLGLFGTGWQAESQLEAMATEFPLTQAFVYSRDQEKREAFAERMADKCQIEIVPVHNPKDAVEDLPLVITATTSKHPVFDGNLLAEGALVCAMGGNWAFKREIDVVTIRRADNWVCDSIEACQGEAGEYLQAHEEGYFDWEVAVSLSDVIAGTVIGRNNTDSIVVYKTVGLAVQDVALGTKFLQLAAEHPGIGTALPF
- the xylB gene encoding xylulokinase, with translation MNIYLGIDIGTSGTKTIAMAEDGSILAEASASYPVQHPKPLWSEQDPELWWKATVKTVKKVVQLAKAKPADVKAIGLSGQMHGSVFLDDKDEVIRPALLWNDQRTAAECEEIESRAGSRKKLIKMVANPALTGFTAPKILWLRNNEPKNFERLQKVLLPKDEIRRRLTGEYATEVSDASGMLLLDVSKRAWSTDLLSKLELDPDLLGQVYESEDVTGNLTRQAARKLGLTTECVVVGGAGDCAANALGNGVVKKGILASSLGTSGVMFVHSDEMAADPEGRLHTFCHAVRGKWHMMGVTLCAAGTLEWFVQKLCAEMRGPGGKSDPYTALMKAAEAIPAGSEGLMVLPYLAGERTPHADPDARGSFIGITLKHERAHLTRAIMEGVTYSLRESLEVLNQMDIPVRQVRAGGGGAKSAFWRQMQADVFGKKVVKLNAEQGPAFGVALLAATGAGAYKNIQEACAATISEVAETKPDRAAKKYYDKAFPVYQDLYQSLKEDFKKLGSLDD